In a genomic window of Flavobacterium sp. KACC 22761:
- a CDS encoding LysE family transporter, whose product MTYLTPLLSGFIAAAIGTIPPGLLNMTAAKIKMKEGKKNALSFVIGAVFVIFFQAFVAVLFARVIDNRPDVITLLREVGFIIFSILTIYFLFFAKDPVAKKKTKIKKSSKKSRFFLGMLLSGLNFFPIPYYVVVSVTLASYNLFVFENTIILTFVLGSALGAFGILYSYIAFFGRIEKKTDYFMRNMNTIIGSITGLVAVATLFNILNYYFA is encoded by the coding sequence ATGACCTACCTTACTCCATTACTTTCAGGTTTTATTGCCGCCGCAATTGGGACTATTCCGCCGGGATTGCTCAATATGACAGCTGCCAAAATAAAAATGAAAGAGGGAAAAAAGAATGCTTTATCATTTGTAATCGGTGCTGTTTTTGTAATTTTTTTCCAAGCTTTTGTCGCGGTATTATTTGCACGTGTCATTGACAATCGTCCAGATGTTATCACACTATTGCGCGAAGTTGGTTTTATCATTTTTTCGATCTTAACCATTTATTTTTTATTTTTTGCAAAAGACCCAGTAGCAAAGAAAAAAACGAAAATAAAAAAGAGCAGTAAAAAAAGCCGTTTCTTTCTTGGAATGCTCCTTTCTGGATTAAACTTTTTCCCAATTCCGTATTACGTTGTTGTAAGTGTTACATTAGCTTCATACAATCTTTTTGTATTCGAAAACACAATTATTTTGACTTTTGTATTAGGTTCAGCCCTTGGTGCTTTTGGAATTTTATACAGTTATATTGCTTTCTTTGGAAGAATAGAAAAGAAAACCGATTACTTTATGCGCAACATGAATACGATTATCGGAAGTATTACCGGATTAGTGGCTGTTGCAACACTTTTCAATATTTTGAATTATTATTTCGCTTAA
- a CDS encoding MGMT family protein: MAEENFFERVYEVARQIPFGKVTSYGAIAKALGTARSARMVGWAMNACHNMDDVPAHRVVNRKGLLTGKHHFDGTNLMQQLLENEGVKVVDNQIVDFEKHFWQPEVEL, encoded by the coding sequence ATGGCTGAGGAAAATTTTTTCGAAAGAGTTTACGAAGTTGCCAGACAAATTCCGTTTGGGAAAGTTACTTCTTATGGCGCAATTGCGAAAGCGTTGGGAACTGCGCGTTCTGCCCGAATGGTGGGCTGGGCTATGAATGCCTGTCATAATATGGATGACGTTCCCGCGCACAGAGTAGTAAACCGAAAAGGCCTTTTGACAGGAAAACACCATTTTGACGGCACGAATTTAATGCAGCAGCTTTTAGAAAATGAAGGTGTAAAAGTTGTCGATAATCAAATTGTGGATTTCGAAAAACATTTTTGGCAACCTGAAGTTGAACTTTAA
- a CDS encoding ABC transporter permease → MISNWFKIFIYHLKQNKLFSLLNILGLSIGIASVIFAILYWNNEHSYDQWNPNKENAYMVLNKIGQTGDTWGSNSIPFGETCKATIPQIESICFFRTWYDEDIIKYQGQKLMAKKMLTSDENFFDFFPFEILKGAKTNILKEKNSVAISEEQAKLIFKDEDPIGKAITYNTGTYTVKAVYRIAKPSSIEPNYVFSGVKRENDINSWGNFNYGLLVKIKKNADPVAVLKKMQNVNFVNRTLKDAKENGQTVEQYVKENGDITVILDQLQMSRLHGTKSSAGQNFPEGVGNLKLLYIMAGLSILILVLSLVNYINLATASAIKRAKEVGVRKIVGATKNQIIRQFIFETAIIVTLAIVFALAIVELSLPYYNTFLKKTLTMNGSEFYLQLIMIFGLVIIFAGIFPAIYISNFETLKVLKGNFSRSKSGIWIRNSMLIFQFGIAAFFIIGALIVNSQVNYMMNKDLGFSGDQVISIPYNKPDRDNRIPLYETDKQQIKKISGVLDVSTFAGSFGGSTNSSSGFTHNGIFVQPRNVEMDFGFLEMMKIKIVQGRGLSEKFASDSVSSMLINETLAKTLNLKNPINTIITSGWSKDDTGNLKFKIVGVVKDFHITGLQNKVPPMVFVNLKTLGWNNFNNIFVKVSPNNLSETLEKLKAYWAKNVNPDYPFEYEFVNKGFARTYQEQIKQKNLFFILNLVVIIIAVFGLFALASFSMERRLKEIAIRKTLGAETDILLKELSKQYVLFCLLGFGIGIVPAYILLQKWLEDYAFRINISTLPFSIALVSLLFFTLVIVLTKAYQVTKIDVLKYLKYE, encoded by the coding sequence ATGATTTCTAACTGGTTTAAAATATTTATATATCATTTAAAGCAGAACAAACTGTTTTCGCTTTTAAATATCTTAGGATTAAGCATCGGGATTGCCAGCGTAATCTTCGCGATTTTATATTGGAACAACGAACATTCATACGATCAATGGAATCCAAACAAGGAAAACGCTTATATGGTCTTGAACAAAATCGGACAGACAGGCGACACTTGGGGATCCAACTCGATTCCGTTTGGAGAAACCTGCAAAGCGACAATTCCACAAATTGAATCTATTTGTTTCTTTAGGACTTGGTATGATGAAGACATTATCAAATATCAAGGCCAAAAATTGATGGCTAAAAAGATGCTGACAAGTGATGAGAATTTCTTTGATTTTTTTCCTTTCGAAATTTTAAAAGGTGCTAAAACCAATATTTTAAAAGAAAAAAACAGTGTTGCCATTTCTGAAGAACAGGCGAAATTAATTTTTAAAGACGAAGATCCTATTGGCAAAGCGATCACATATAATACCGGAACGTATACTGTAAAAGCTGTTTATCGAATTGCTAAACCTTCGTCAATTGAACCAAATTATGTTTTTAGCGGTGTAAAACGCGAAAATGACATCAACAGTTGGGGAAATTTCAATTATGGTTTATTGGTAAAAATCAAAAAAAATGCTGATCCAGTTGCTGTTTTGAAAAAAATGCAAAACGTGAATTTTGTAAACCGAACTTTAAAAGATGCTAAAGAAAACGGCCAAACTGTTGAACAATATGTTAAAGAAAATGGCGATATCACAGTTATTTTAGACCAATTGCAAATGTCTCGTTTGCACGGAACAAAAAGTTCAGCAGGACAAAACTTTCCTGAAGGTGTTGGGAATTTAAAACTGCTTTACATCATGGCAGGCTTATCTATTTTGATTTTGGTTTTATCATTGGTAAACTACATCAATTTGGCAACAGCATCAGCAATCAAACGCGCTAAAGAAGTTGGTGTACGCAAGATTGTGGGCGCTACAAAAAATCAAATTATCAGACAATTTATTTTTGAAACAGCCATAATTGTAACGCTTGCGATTGTGTTTGCGCTGGCAATTGTAGAGCTTTCATTGCCGTATTACAACACTTTTTTGAAAAAGACTTTAACCATGAACGGGAGCGAATTTTACCTGCAACTTATAATGATTTTTGGATTAGTAATCATTTTTGCGGGTATTTTCCCTGCCATTTATATATCAAATTTCGAAACTTTAAAGGTACTAAAAGGCAATTTTTCAAGAAGCAAAAGTGGTATCTGGATTCGTAACTCGATGCTTATTTTTCAATTCGGAATCGCGGCATTTTTTATCATTGGCGCTTTGATTGTCAACTCACAGGTGAATTATATGATGAACAAAGATCTTGGTTTTAGTGGCGATCAGGTAATTTCGATTCCGTATAACAAACCTGACCGAGATAATAGAATACCATTATATGAGACAGATAAACAACAAATCAAAAAAATATCAGGAGTTCTAGATGTTTCTACTTTTGCAGGAAGTTTTGGCGGAAGCACCAATTCAAGTTCTGGATTTACGCATAATGGCATTTTTGTTCAACCACGAAATGTGGAAATGGATTTTGGATTTCTTGAGATGATGAAAATTAAAATCGTTCAAGGACGTGGTTTGTCTGAAAAATTTGCCTCAGACAGTGTCAGCAGTATGCTGATCAATGAAACTCTTGCTAAAACGCTGAACTTAAAAAATCCAATAAATACCATAATTACTTCGGGCTGGTCTAAAGACGATACTGGGAATTTGAAATTTAAGATTGTAGGTGTTGTAAAAGATTTTCACATAACGGGTTTGCAGAATAAAGTGCCTCCAATGGTTTTTGTAAATCTCAAAACGTTAGGATGGAACAACTTCAACAACATTTTTGTAAAAGTGTCTCCAAATAATTTATCTGAAACTTTAGAAAAACTAAAAGCATATTGGGCAAAAAATGTGAATCCTGATTATCCTTTTGAATATGAATTTGTTAACAAAGGTTTTGCAAGAACATATCAGGAACAAATCAAGCAAAAAAACCTGTTTTTCATTCTAAATTTAGTCGTAATTATAATTGCTGTGTTCGGATTGTTCGCTTTGGCATCATTTTCGATGGAGAGAAGACTGAAAGAAATTGCAATTAGAAAAACCCTTGGTGCAGAAACGGACATTTTGCTGAAAGAATTATCAAAACAATATGTCTTGTTCTGTTTACTTGGATTTGGAATCGGAATTGTGCCGGCTTATATTTTATTACAAAAATGGCTTGAAGATTACGCATTCAGAATAAACATTTCGACTTTGCCATTTTCAATCGCATTAGTTTCATTACTGTTTTTTACTTTGGTGATTGTTTTGACAAAAGCGTATCAAGTAACTAAAATAGATGTTTTGAAATATTTGAAATACGAATAA
- a CDS encoding ABC transporter ATP-binding protein encodes MITIQNLTKVFRTEEVETAALSGISLEIKKGDFLTIMGPSGCGKSTLLNIIGLLDSANGGSYKLLGQEMIGLKEKGRAQVRKENIGFIFQNFNLIDELSVYDNIELPLLYNNVKASERKQKIEAIAEKLNISHRLKHFPQQLSGGQQQRVAVARALVNDPKIILADEPTGNLDSKNGNEVMELLTDLHAKGATILMVTHSDYDASFSQRTIHMKDGVIFSEKLNQRNVDVFMDAK; translated from the coding sequence ATGATAACAATTCAAAATTTAACCAAAGTTTTTAGAACAGAAGAAGTAGAAACAGCTGCGTTGAGTGGTATTTCTTTAGAAATCAAAAAAGGGGACTTTTTAACTATCATGGGGCCTTCAGGTTGTGGAAAATCGACTTTATTAAATATCATCGGGCTTTTAGACAGTGCCAATGGTGGAAGCTATAAATTATTAGGCCAAGAAATGATTGGTCTTAAAGAAAAAGGAAGAGCACAGGTTCGAAAAGAAAATATCGGATTCATTTTTCAGAATTTCAATTTGATCGATGAGCTTTCTGTTTATGACAATATTGAATTGCCTTTGCTTTACAACAACGTAAAAGCATCAGAAAGAAAACAAAAAATTGAAGCTATTGCTGAGAAATTAAATATTTCACATCGTTTGAAACATTTTCCGCAACAGCTTTCTGGAGGTCAACAACAAAGAGTTGCCGTTGCAAGAGCTTTGGTAAATGATCCAAAAATCATTCTTGCCGATGAGCCAACTGGAAACTTAGACAGTAAAAATGGTAACGAAGTAATGGAACTTTTAACCGATTTGCACGCAAAAGGCGCAACAATTTTGATGGTAACCCACTCTGATTATGATGCTTCGTTCTCACAAAGAACCATTCATATGAAAGACGGTGTGATATTCTCTGAAAAACTAAATCAGAGAAATGTAGATGTTTTTATGGACGCTAAATAA
- the trmB gene encoding tRNA (guanosine(46)-N7)-methyltransferase TrmB, translating to MGSKNKLKRFRENETFQNVFQPTREEVVGDLMPLKGKWNSDFFKNDNPLVLELGCGKGEYSVGLAEKYPNKNFIGIDIKGARFWRGAKTAVENGLHNVAFVRTQIELINHIFAEGEVDEIWITFPDPQIKYKRTKHRMTNSEFLKLYKKILKKDGVVNLKTDSEFMHGYTLGLLHGEGHEVLYANHNVYKNEGSPEVVTSIQTFYEKQYLEINKAITYIRFKIKD from the coding sequence GTGGGAAGTAAAAATAAACTAAAAAGATTCAGAGAAAACGAAACATTTCAAAACGTTTTCCAGCCAACCAGAGAAGAAGTTGTAGGCGATTTAATGCCTTTAAAAGGAAAATGGAATTCTGATTTCTTTAAAAATGACAATCCATTAGTTTTAGAATTAGGATGTGGAAAAGGAGAATACTCTGTTGGATTAGCTGAAAAATATCCAAACAAAAATTTTATCGGAATTGATATTAAAGGTGCTCGTTTCTGGAGAGGTGCTAAAACTGCTGTTGAAAACGGGCTTCATAATGTGGCTTTCGTACGTACTCAAATTGAATTGATCAATCATATTTTTGCTGAAGGCGAAGTAGATGAAATCTGGATTACTTTTCCAGATCCACAAATCAAATACAAAAGAACAAAACACAGAATGACGAATTCTGAGTTCTTGAAACTATACAAAAAAATCCTGAAAAAAGACGGTGTCGTAAACCTAAAAACCGACAGCGAATTTATGCACGGTTATACACTTGGACTGCTTCACGGAGAAGGTCACGAAGTTTTATATGCGAATCATAATGTTTACAAAAACGAAGGAAGTCCTGAAGTTGTAACTTCGATCCAAACATTTTACGAAAAACAATATTTAGAAATTAACAAGGCAATTACGTATATTCGTTTCAAAATTAAGGACTAA
- a CDS encoding sigma-54 dependent transcriptional regulator — protein MRKKQAQILIVDDQEEILFSAKMILKKYFETIFTTSSPKQIISILNENEINVVLLDMNYRIGFEDGREGIHWLKEIKTLSPSTIVILMTAFGKIDTAVEGIKMGAFDYVLKPWNNEKLLEIIDKAVAQSRKNSKKIIIEKVEKRYFVGTSQKIKQAYSIAERVAKTDANVLILGENGTGKYVFAEFIHQNSERRNEPFVHVDLGSLSDNLFESELFGYAKGAFTDAKTDTPGRFENAQNGTIFLDEIGNIPLHLQSKLLHVLQTKTVTRLGESKARPLNVRIISATNNDIKAEVKNKTFREDLLYRINTMEINLPPLRERKEDIVPMANFVLEQIAEKYNHSPETSGWRFEENAAPYLEKYPWKGNVREMENKIERALILANNNTISVHDLDILDFEEIQENDENPLSELEKTAIEKALFKHHGNISKTAEELGLSRAALYRRIEKYDLKN, from the coding sequence ATGAGAAAAAAACAAGCTCAAATATTAATTGTTGACGATCAAGAAGAAATTCTTTTTTCGGCAAAAATGATTCTGAAAAAATATTTTGAAACCATTTTTACCACCAGCAGTCCAAAACAGATTATTTCGATTTTGAATGAAAATGAAATAAATGTGGTTTTGTTGGATATGAATTACCGAATTGGTTTTGAAGATGGGCGCGAAGGAATTCATTGGCTAAAAGAAATCAAAACACTTTCTCCCAGTACAATTGTGATTTTAATGACGGCTTTCGGTAAAATTGATACCGCAGTCGAAGGAATTAAAATGGGCGCTTTTGATTATGTTTTAAAGCCTTGGAATAACGAAAAATTGCTTGAAATAATTGATAAGGCTGTCGCCCAAAGCAGAAAAAACAGCAAAAAAATAATTATTGAGAAAGTTGAAAAAAGATATTTTGTTGGAACTTCTCAAAAAATAAAACAAGCGTATTCTATTGCTGAAAGAGTAGCGAAAACGGATGCCAATGTTTTGATTTTAGGTGAAAACGGGACCGGAAAATATGTTTTTGCGGAGTTTATTCATCAAAATTCAGAAAGAAGAAACGAACCTTTTGTACATGTAGATTTGGGTTCTTTGAGCGATAATTTATTCGAAAGTGAACTTTTTGGATATGCAAAAGGTGCGTTTACCGATGCCAAAACAGATACTCCAGGAAGATTTGAAAATGCACAAAACGGAACTATTTTCTTGGATGAAATTGGCAATATTCCGCTTCATTTACAGTCGAAATTATTGCACGTTTTGCAGACAAAAACGGTGACTCGTTTAGGTGAAAGCAAAGCAAGACCTTTGAATGTTCGAATTATTTCGGCTACTAATAATGATATTAAAGCCGAAGTAAAGAATAAAACTTTTCGTGAGGATTTGTTGTACCGAATTAATACAATGGAAATTAACCTTCCGCCTTTACGCGAACGAAAAGAAGATATTGTTCCGATGGCAAATTTTGTTTTGGAGCAAATTGCCGAAAAATACAATCATAGTCCCGAAACTTCGGGATGGCGATTTGAAGAAAATGCAGCGCCATATTTAGAAAAATATCCGTGGAAAGGAAATGTGCGAGAAATGGAAAATAAAATAGAACGTGCGCTGATTTTGGCCAATAATAATACGATTTCTGTTCATGATTTGGATATTTTAGATTTTGAAGAAATTCAGGAAAACGATGAAAATCCGTTGTCTGAATTAGAGAAAACAGCAATCGAAAAAGCACTTTTTAAACATCACGGAAATATCTCAAAAACCGCCGAAGAACTAGGATTGTCAAGAGCGGCTTTGTACAGAAGAATTGAGAAATATGATTTGAAGAATTAA
- a CDS encoding efflux RND transporter periplasmic adaptor subunit, with amino-acid sequence MDKVIPRKNRKFRYLTIAIGVFLALGTIIFFSFNTKRSLNVKAEELSIQKVEKAFFEDFVVFQAKVEPLNVMLVNVTEGGSVKEIFVENGAMVTKGQSLARLYNPNTELNYLTQETAIIEQINNLNTGKLNIRNQELNLNKDLVLIEHDYNDAKRLYDMNSKLYDKDVISKNDWNTFKESLRFQEERKRTIQQSIQKEKQSNQVQISQINRSIQTMEKSLDILRNNKKNFLITAPESGRLTSFEAVLGQNFQAGQSIGKIDSKRGYKLAADVDEFYLEKVREGLKGQVEFKGKNLEVIVTKVIQEVKSGHFTVELAFTSKENIVLQDGLSFGVKLILSERNKILVLPKGSFNQETAGKWIFVVKGNKAERRNIKLGRENPTYYEVLEGLKEGESVVTSSYTDYKDIEELSIQSQ; translated from the coding sequence ATGGACAAGGTAATTCCTCGTAAAAATAGAAAATTTAGATATCTCACAATAGCAATTGGAGTTTTTTTAGCCTTGGGCACAATCATCTTTTTTTCTTTTAATACCAAAAGAAGCTTGAATGTAAAAGCCGAAGAACTTTCAATCCAAAAAGTTGAAAAAGCTTTTTTTGAAGATTTTGTGGTTTTTCAAGCAAAAGTCGAACCTTTGAATGTCATGCTTGTAAACGTTACAGAAGGAGGATCAGTAAAAGAGATTTTTGTTGAAAACGGCGCAATGGTAACAAAAGGACAATCACTTGCTCGTTTATACAACCCAAATACAGAGTTGAATTACTTGACTCAGGAAACTGCAATTATTGAGCAAATCAACAATTTGAATACCGGAAAACTAAATATTAGAAATCAGGAATTGAATTTAAACAAAGATTTGGTTTTGATCGAGCATGATTACAACGACGCCAAAAGATTATATGATATGAATTCGAAATTGTATGACAAAGATGTGATTTCAAAAAACGACTGGAATACTTTTAAAGAAAGTCTTCGTTTTCAAGAAGAAAGAAAAAGAACAATTCAGCAAAGCATTCAGAAAGAAAAACAATCCAATCAAGTTCAGATTTCGCAAATCAACCGCTCGATTCAGACAATGGAAAAAAGTTTGGATATTTTGAGAAACAATAAAAAGAATTTCCTGATCACCGCTCCAGAATCTGGCCGTTTGACTTCATTTGAAGCGGTCTTAGGACAAAACTTTCAAGCAGGTCAAAGCATCGGGAAAATTGACTCCAAACGCGGCTACAAATTGGCTGCTGATGTAGATGAATTTTATTTGGAGAAAGTTCGTGAAGGCTTGAAAGGTCAAGTAGAATTTAAAGGAAAAAATCTTGAAGTTATTGTTACCAAAGTGATTCAGGAAGTGAAAAGCGGGCATTTTACAGTAGAATTAGCTTTTACATCTAAAGAAAATATTGTTTTACAAGACGGACTTAGTTTTGGCGTAAAACTGATTTTATCTGAAAGAAACAAAATATTGGTACTGCCAAAAGGAAGTTTTAACCAAGAAACTGCAGGAAAATGGATTTTTGTTGTTAAAGGAAATAAAGCAGAAAGAAGAAACATAAAATTAGGCCGAGAAAACCCGACTTACTATGAAGTTCTGGAAGGATTAAAAGAAGGCGAATCGGTAGTGACATCATCGTACACAGATTATAAAGACATCGAAGAGCTTTCGATACAATCGCAATAG
- a CDS encoding ammonium transporter has protein sequence MKIEKRWIISFLMISIVCITGAFWPAMTENSYVLSEFGTTDHIVPADVAWMLTSSCLVLIMTPGLSFFYGGMVGKKNVISTMLQSFICLGVVTLLWVVVAFSLAFGEPVGFGSGDHFYSFFGNPTTFAFMDYVGVLPHKQLATTIPFMLFALFQMKFAIIAPAIITGSFAERVRFISYLIFISLFTVFIYAPLCHAVWYPTGVLGSYFGVKDFAGGTVVHMSSGFAALAGVIVLGKRKNNQHIPTNIPFVLLGTGMLWFGWFGFNAGSAFAANGNAAMAFATTTTSSAAAMLTWIFFDRVNGRKVSALGACIGAVVGLVAITPAAGYVSVPESMFFGFVTALVSNTAVNCKYSKKFDDTLDVFACHGVGGIMGMILTAIFAHGEDASLLHGGWNVFGHHMMALVLVSIFTFFGAYFLFKVTNFIIPLRVSEESEHIGLDLSQHDETLDPKSKPITEPHYG, from the coding sequence ATGAAAATAGAAAAACGCTGGATCATCTCCTTTCTTATGATAAGCATCGTTTGTATCACAGGTGCGTTTTGGCCAGCAATGACTGAAAATAGCTATGTATTATCTGAATTTGGCACAACAGATCACATCGTTCCAGCCGATGTTGCTTGGATGCTTACTTCTTCTTGTCTGGTTTTAATCATGACGCCTGGATTATCTTTCTTTTATGGCGGAATGGTAGGCAAGAAAAATGTGATTTCAACCATGCTTCAAAGTTTTATTTGCCTTGGCGTTGTTACGCTTTTGTGGGTGGTGGTTGCTTTTAGTTTAGCTTTTGGAGAACCAGTTGGTTTTGGTTCTGGCGATCATTTTTATAGTTTCTTCGGAAACCCAACCACTTTTGCATTTATGGATTATGTGGGCGTTTTGCCTCATAAACAATTGGCAACTACAATTCCGTTTATGCTTTTTGCTTTGTTTCAAATGAAATTTGCCATTATTGCACCGGCAATCATTACAGGTTCATTTGCTGAGCGTGTTCGTTTTATCTCTTATTTGATTTTCATCAGCTTATTTACCGTTTTTATATACGCTCCTTTATGTCACGCCGTTTGGTACCCAACGGGAGTTTTAGGAAGCTATTTTGGCGTTAAAGATTTTGCTGGAGGAACTGTAGTTCATATGAGTTCGGGTTTCGCAGCTTTGGCTGGAGTTATTGTTTTAGGAAAAAGAAAAAACAACCAACATATTCCAACAAACATTCCGTTTGTACTATTAGGAACTGGAATGCTTTGGTTTGGATGGTTTGGGTTCAACGCTGGTTCTGCGTTTGCTGCGAATGGAAATGCCGCTATGGCTTTTGCAACTACCACAACTTCATCTGCAGCTGCAATGTTGACTTGGATTTTCTTTGACAGAGTAAACGGAAGAAAAGTTTCGGCACTTGGCGCTTGTATTGGTGCTGTTGTAGGTTTGGTAGCCATTACCCCTGCAGCAGGATATGTTTCTGTTCCAGAAAGTATGTTTTTCGGATTTGTAACGGCTTTGGTTTCTAATACTGCTGTAAACTGTAAATATTCAAAAAAATTCGACGATACGCTTGACGTTTTTGCTTGTCATGGTGTTGGCGGAATTATGGGAATGATTCTGACTGCAATTTTCGCTCATGGCGAAGATGCAAGTTTACTTCACGGAGGATGGAATGTTTTCGGACATCACATGATGGCTTTGGTTTTGGTTTCAATTTTTACTTTCTTCGGAGCTTATTTCTTGTTTAAAGTAACCAACTTTATTATTCCGCTAAGGGTTTCTGAAGAATCAGAACATATTGGTCTGGATTTATCACAACACGATGAAACTTTAGATCCAAAATCAAAACCAATTACAGAACCACATTACGGGTAA
- a CDS encoding sensor histidine kinase, producing MKNWKFYNALFVRVLFVMMLFFFCVFLIYKMFYYNALLVGVFVFMMLAEMYFYVKNQLQFYDRTLLSILKNDFTTNFPEENRKDNFESLYLLYETLKVQQQEQISKELIYRSLLNNIDSAALILEKENGDWNIFLMNDCFSDMFKVPKVSHWKYLKNYLPALCSEIEKTEFSELKSAISIKIEEQDLQTFMLQTSRTQSYNREYFIVLLDSIQRVIEKKEKEAWINLMKIISHELMNSLTPIRALSQNLLHIVDQEKLEEDDFDDIKSSISTIINRSDHLQVFVENYRKLAMLPTPTKSMTPIKELFDDCLKVMSPILKSENIELINDIHSSRSIMIDKNQMEQVIINLITNSIYALKEKTEKKMFVSSYTENNRFFISISDNGKGIPSEIQDKVFLPFFTTRKDGAGIGLTLSKNIIEAHGGYLSYQTDEDKTSFVICLI from the coding sequence ATGAAAAACTGGAAATTTTATAACGCTTTATTTGTGAGAGTCTTGTTTGTAATGATGCTCTTTTTTTTCTGCGTTTTTCTGATTTATAAAATGTTTTATTACAATGCACTTTTGGTTGGCGTTTTTGTTTTTATGATGCTGGCCGAAATGTATTTTTATGTCAAAAATCAATTGCAATTTTATGACAGAACCTTGCTTTCGATTTTGAAAAATGATTTTACAACCAATTTTCCTGAAGAAAATAGAAAAGACAATTTTGAAAGTTTGTATCTTTTATATGAGACTTTAAAAGTGCAACAACAGGAACAAATTTCGAAAGAATTGATTTATCGTTCGCTTTTGAACAACATTGACAGCGCCGCTTTGATTTTGGAAAAAGAAAACGGCGATTGGAACATTTTTTTGATGAACGATTGTTTTTCAGATATGTTCAAAGTGCCAAAAGTAAGTCATTGGAAATATCTTAAAAATTATCTTCCTGCGCTTTGTTCTGAAATTGAAAAAACAGAATTCAGTGAATTAAAATCGGCCATTTCGATTAAAATCGAAGAACAGGATTTGCAGACTTTTATGCTCCAAACTTCAAGAACTCAAAGTTATAATAGAGAATATTTCATTGTTTTATTGGACAGTATTCAACGCGTTATTGAGAAAAAAGAGAAAGAAGCTTGGATTAATTTAATGAAAATTATTTCGCATGAATTGATGAATTCTTTGACACCAATTCGTGCGCTTTCGCAGAATTTACTTCACATTGTTGATCAGGAAAAACTGGAAGAAGATGATTTTGACGATATAAAAAGTAGTATTTCAACCATTATTAACCGAAGCGATCACTTGCAGGTTTTTGTTGAAAATTACCGCAAACTGGCCATGTTGCCAACGCCAACAAAATCGATGACGCCAATAAAAGAACTTTTTGACGATTGCCTTAAAGTTATGAGTCCGATTTTAAAATCTGAAAATATCGAATTGATTAATGACATTCACAGTTCTCGTTCGATAATGATTGATAAAAATCAAATGGAGCAGGTTATTATTAATTTGATTACCAATAGTATTTATGCATTAAAAGAGAAAACAGAGAAGAAGATGTTTGTGTCAAGTTATACTGAAAACAACCGTTTTTTTATTTCTATTTCTGATAATGGAAAAGGGATTCCTTCTGAAATTCAAGACAAGGTTTTTCTTCCATTTTTCACGACGAGAAAAGACGGCGCTGGAATTGGTTTGACGCTTTCTAAAAATATAATCGAAGCGCATGGTGGTTACTTAAGCTATCAAACCGATGAAGATAAAACGAGTTTTGTGATTTGCTTGATTTGA
- a CDS encoding nuclear transport factor 2 family protein, translating into MKKTFLLLLFVASFANAQTDKDKINQTLDTWHKAAADVKFEAYFALMADDAIFIGTDATENWTKKDFKIWAKPHFDKGKTWNFTALERHIFFDKTGKIAWFDELLNTQMKICRGSGVLVKVGKEWKIQHYVLSMTIPNDEVNAVTKIKAPIEDALIAKLQKK; encoded by the coding sequence ATGAAAAAAACATTTCTACTTCTTTTATTCGTTGCTTCTTTTGCAAATGCTCAAACCGACAAAGACAAAATCAATCAAACTTTAGATACTTGGCACAAAGCTGCTGCCGATGTCAAATTTGAAGCTTATTTCGCGCTTATGGCTGACGACGCAATTTTCATTGGAACAGACGCTACCGAAAACTGGACCAAAAAAGATTTCAAAATCTGGGCAAAACCGCATTTCGACAAAGGAAAAACTTGGAATTTTACCGCTTTAGAACGTCATATATTTTTTGACAAAACAGGAAAAATCGCATGGTTTGATGAATTGCTGAATACGCAAATGAAAATTTGCCGTGGTTCTGGTGTTTTGGTTAAAGTTGGAAAAGAATGGAAAATTCAACATTATGTACTATCAATGACAATTCCGAATGATGAAGTCAATGCTGTAACCAAAATAAAAGCGCCAATCGAAGATGCTTTGATTGCGAAGCTTCAAAAAAAATAA